The following proteins come from a genomic window of Peptoniphilus equinus:
- a CDS encoding heavy-metal-associated domain-containing protein: protein MKTVFSIEGMSCAHCVRAVDEAIKSVSGVEGVDVSLEEKKAVVVGNFDVNAAKAAVEDEGYTITDVTES, encoded by the coding sequence ATGAAAACTGTTTTTTCTATTGAAGGTATGAGTTGCGCACACTGCGTCCGTGCAGTAGATGAAGCCATCAAAAGCGTGAGCGGCGTCGAGGGTGTGGATGTGAGCCTGGAAGAGAAAAAAGCTGTGGTGGTTGGCAACTTTGATGTGAATGCGGCCAAAGCGGCGGTAGAAGACGAAGGCTACACCATAACCGATGTGACGGAAAGTTAA
- a CDS encoding OPT/YSL family transporter has protein sequence MEKTENKDVQKLSKDAYGGVAGKDYVPYVKSANRSGMNLAVILIGAIIAAIFAASTAYSGMKAGLTVAAGIPGSIIGSALVLTFAKSKGILGKDLVQGMASGGESVASGTIFVLPAVILIGAQYNYLEAIIVGIGGVLFGVGVSTLVYDYLIVEEHGNLMYPESMAISETLVASEGKGESLKFMLQGFGIGGLITVFTGSFLNKVNSVFSIVGEKFYKFHFTMEANPLLMGIGFIVGTEVSLMMFAGSVLANFAVVPLVGFFAEMATDSAVVWNDSATFINQMGADAISGNYVKYIGAGMMICGGIIGAIRLIPTIITSLKATMGAKAASSSKTSRSNLNMVLLAAGVVFGVVGAFMISSNPVMAILGIVITLLLSAVFVIVSAKLTGTIGTSNLPVSGMTIASVVVATLIFVIMGWTGNADNHALLMFSTFIVVAIAMAGGYFQSQKVAFVIGGDKDEMTKSFSLSGVIGVVITMGVILLLKDQLAITSSNPPFALPQANLMSTLTSGIFSGEIPWIMIIVGIVMALFFFFANLPIMTVAIGFYLPISTTSIILIGAILRYFIEKTTKDKELADAKVANGISLSSGLVAGGSIVGLIGIVLQVTGVVQPGEITGFAASNGAPLLMIAFMVIATYIAISATKKHS, from the coding sequence ATGGAAAAAACTGAAAACAAAGACGTTCAAAAGCTGTCAAAAGACGCTTATGGCGGCGTGGCCGGTAAGGACTATGTCCCTTATGTCAAGAGCGCCAACCGCTCTGGGATGAACCTTGCGGTCATCCTCATCGGCGCTATTATTGCCGCTATCTTCGCAGCCTCTACCGCCTATTCCGGTATGAAAGCCGGTCTGACCGTTGCAGCCGGTATTCCTGGTTCCATCATCGGTTCGGCTCTCGTTCTGACTTTTGCAAAGAGCAAAGGTATTTTAGGTAAAGACTTGGTTCAAGGGATGGCCAGCGGCGGCGAATCGGTAGCCAGCGGTACCATTTTCGTGCTCCCTGCCGTTATTCTTATCGGCGCACAATACAACTATTTGGAAGCTATTATTGTTGGTATCGGCGGCGTCCTTTTCGGTGTCGGCGTCTCCACACTGGTTTATGATTATCTCATCGTGGAAGAACACGGTAACCTGATGTACCCTGAATCCATGGCGATTTCCGAAACCCTGGTTGCATCTGAAGGTAAGGGGGAATCCCTGAAGTTTATGCTTCAAGGCTTCGGCATCGGCGGTCTTATTACCGTCTTCACCGGCTCTTTCCTGAACAAAGTCAACAGCGTCTTTAGCATTGTCGGCGAGAAATTCTATAAGTTCCACTTCACCATGGAAGCCAATCCGCTTCTTATGGGTATCGGCTTTATTGTCGGCACGGAAGTCTCCCTGATGATGTTTGCCGGCTCGGTACTTGCCAACTTCGCTGTCGTGCCTCTCGTCGGTTTCTTCGCTGAAATGGCCACAGACTCCGCTGTCGTGTGGAACGACTCTGCAACCTTTATCAACCAAATGGGTGCTGATGCCATCTCCGGTAACTATGTCAAATACATCGGTGCCGGTATGATGATCTGCGGCGGCATCATCGGTGCTATCCGTCTGATCCCTACCATTATCACCTCACTGAAAGCCACTATGGGCGCAAAAGCCGCCTCCTCTTCTAAAACATCCCGCAGCAACCTGAATATGGTATTGCTCGCTGCCGGCGTTGTATTTGGTGTTGTAGGCGCATTTATGATCTCTTCAAACCCTGTGATGGCTATCCTTGGCATTGTCATTACGCTGCTGCTGTCTGCTGTCTTTGTCATCGTATCTGCAAAGCTCACCGGTACCATCGGGACATCCAACCTCCCTGTATCCGGTATGACCATTGCATCGGTTGTTGTAGCTACCTTGATCTTCGTCATCATGGGCTGGACCGGCAATGCTGACAACCACGCACTGTTGATGTTCTCAACCTTTATCGTTGTCGCTATCGCCATGGCCGGCGGTTACTTCCAATCTCAAAAAGTTGCCTTCGTCATCGGCGGCGACAAAGACGAAATGACCAAGTCATTCTCCCTCTCCGGCGTTATCGGTGTCGTGATCACGATGGGCGTTATCTTACTCTTAAAAGATCAACTTGCCATCACCTCTTCCAACCCGCCGTTCGCCCTTCCGCAAGCTAACTTGATGTCCACATTGACCAGCGGTATCTTCTCCGGAGAAATTCCTTGGATTATGATTATCGTCGGTATCGTCATGGCACTGTTCTTCTTCTTTGCGAACTTGCCAATTATGACCGTAGCCATCGGTTTCTATCTGCCAATCTCAACCACCTCCATCATTCTCATCGGAGCTATTTTGAGATACTTCATTGAAAAAACCACCAAAGATAAAGAACTTGCCGATGCTAAAGTTGCCAACGGCATCAGCCTTTCTTCCGGTCTTGTGGCCGGCGGTTCCATTGTCGGACTCATCGGTATCGTGCTTCAAGTGACCGGTGTGGTGCAACCCGGCGAGATCACAGGCTTTGCCGCAAGCAACGGCGCACCGCTTCTAATGATAGCATTTATGGTGATCGCAACCTACATTGCCATCAGCGCTACGAAAAAGCACAGTTAA
- a CDS encoding aminoacyl-histidine dipeptidase, which yields MSLNIEPKNVFHWFYELNQIPRCSGNEKAVSDFLTAFAKERHLDVTQDEAYNVIIRKPASAGYENATPVILQGHMDMVCVKNDDVDHNFDTDPIEMIVEGDFIRANGTSLGGDNGIAVAYAMAILDGDYEHPALEVLITTNEETGMDGAAALKEGMLQGKRLINMDSEEEGVFLVSCAGGATIEIRFAKETESVTGSALTVAVSGLKGGHSGQEIGKGRGNANKILFRLIHAVQQAMDVQLATVKGGMKHNAIPDAATATIVVDDTEKAESLIQTMAELITLEYTVEEPGLTITCESSAADTALTKAATENIVDFFIMAPNGVISMSKDIEGLVQTSLNNAVVTDEDNMIVLETSIRSSSESELDSVIETLATAAKRVGATTELTNRYPAWQFEQDSPLRDISLSTYKALFGKEARYDAIHAGLECGLLKKVLPDCDMISYGPDMFDIHSPKEHLSISSSQRMWDFTVALLKNLK from the coding sequence ATGTCACTTAACATTGAACCGAAAAATGTATTTCACTGGTTCTATGAACTGAACCAAATTCCTCGCTGCTCCGGCAATGAGAAAGCTGTTTCCGACTTTCTCACGGCATTCGCGAAAGAGCGTCATTTAGACGTCACTCAGGATGAGGCTTACAACGTCATCATTCGCAAACCTGCCAGCGCCGGTTACGAGAATGCCACACCCGTGATTCTCCAAGGCCACATGGATATGGTCTGCGTGAAAAATGACGATGTGGATCACAACTTCGATACGGATCCTATCGAGATGATCGTAGAAGGCGACTTTATTCGTGCCAACGGCACGTCTCTCGGTGGTGACAACGGGATTGCCGTAGCCTATGCGATGGCTATTTTAGACGGTGACTATGAACATCCGGCTTTGGAAGTATTAATCACAACCAACGAAGAAACCGGTATGGACGGCGCTGCCGCACTTAAAGAAGGCATGCTCCAAGGCAAGCGCCTCATCAATATGGACTCGGAAGAAGAAGGGGTCTTTTTGGTCAGCTGTGCCGGCGGTGCGACCATTGAAATCCGCTTTGCCAAAGAGACCGAATCGGTCACAGGCTCCGCCCTTACTGTTGCCGTGTCCGGACTCAAAGGCGGTCACTCCGGCCAGGAAATCGGCAAAGGCCGCGGCAACGCCAACAAGATTCTCTTCCGTCTCATTCATGCCGTCCAACAGGCGATGGATGTACAACTGGCCACTGTCAAAGGCGGCATGAAACACAACGCCATTCCTGATGCGGCCACCGCAACGATTGTGGTTGACGACACAGAAAAGGCAGAAAGCCTGATTCAAACGATGGCAGAGCTGATCACGTTGGAATACACCGTGGAAGAACCGGGACTCACCATCACTTGTGAATCCTCCGCTGCTGACACTGCACTGACCAAAGCGGCCACCGAAAACATTGTCGACTTCTTTATCATGGCGCCGAACGGCGTGATCTCTATGTCCAAAGACATTGAAGGTCTGGTTCAAACGTCACTGAATAATGCCGTGGTTACTGATGAAGACAACATGATCGTACTGGAAACGTCCATCCGCTCTTCTTCCGAATCCGAACTGGACAGTGTCATTGAAACCTTAGCGACCGCCGCCAAACGCGTCGGTGCAACTACAGAACTGACTAACCGTTACCCTGCATGGCAATTTGAACAAGACAGTCCCCTTCGCGATATATCCCTTTCCACCTATAAGGCCCTCTTCGGAAAAGAAGCTCGCTACGATGCCATCCATGCCGGCCTGGAATGCGGTTTGTTAAAGAAGGTTCTGCCTGATTGCGACATGATCAGTTACGGACCGGATATGTTCGACATTCACTCCCCAAAAGAACACCTCAGTATTTCCTCATCTCAACGAATGTGGGACTTTACTGTCGCTCTTTTGAAAAATTTAAAGTAA